The sequence TCAGCAATTACAGGTTCAAAAACCTAAATTTTTTGTTTTCGGATTTTCTCTGTGCTTCTGTGGCTGTATCAGGGGTGCTTTTTCGTCCGCCGGGTCGGCGCGGCATTCCACGGGTCATCGGGCCAGGGGTGCTTGGGATAGCGCCCCTTCATTTCTTTCTTCACCTCCGGATAGACCTGGTTCCAGAAGCTGCGCAGGTCGCGGGTGACGGCGAGCGGCCGCCCGGCCGGAGAGAGCAGGTGGATGAGCACCGGCACCCGGCCGCCGGCGACCTGCGGAGTGTCGGCGAGGCCGAGGAGCTCCTGCAGCTTGACCGCCAGCACCGGTCCGCCATCCGCTTCGTAGTCGAGGCGGATGCTGGAGCCGCTCGGCACCGCCAGCCGCTCCGGGGCCAGCCGTGCCAGCTCCCGCGTCCGCTCCCGGCCGAGCAGCTGTGCCAGCGCCGCCGACAGATCGACCCGTCGCAGGCCGGCAAGACTCGTGACCCCGGCGAGCCAGGGCGCCAGCCACTCTTCCAGGCTGGCCAGCAGGGAGGCCTCCGAGAAGTCGGGCCAGCCGCCTTCGGGCCAGCTCTGCCGCAGCAGTTCGACCCTCGCCCGCAACTGCCGTGCCGCCGGACTCCAGTCGAGCACCTCGATGCCCTGGCGGCGCAACGCTGCCAGCAGCGCCGGCACGACATCTTCGGCGGTCGCCGCTGCCGGCCGCTCCTGGAAAAGCAGGGCGCCCAGGCGACGCACCTCGCGGCCGACCACCCGGCCGGCCCGCTCGTCCCACTCCACTTCCCGCCGCCAGTCGAGATCGCCGCCGAAGAGTTCCTCGACGCACTCCTTCTCCAGCGCGCTCGCCAGACGGATTTCCCCCTCCAGGCCCGGCTTCCCGGCCACCTCGACCGCCACCAGCCACGGCGCCCGGCGCACCGCCGAGCGCGGCGACAGCTGCGCCCCCTGGCCGCCGGCGAGGAGGTAGCGCCCCGAACCGGGCTCGCGC comes from Desulfuromonadales bacterium and encodes:
- a CDS encoding ATP-dependent helicase C-terminal domain-containing protein, producing the protein RLWTEGVHGSLLPFTPPEIRRADLAPLALELAHWGITDAARLAWLDPPPAGHLAGARQQLQLLGALDGQGRLTVLGVTMAAIPAHPRLARLLVAAREAGRPSLGSDLAALLAERDLFTGAGEASRKASGSDLLDRLEALRSYRRLGRAAGVDPGAAAAVDRAARHFREMLSKEGRGTARRAPGEEEESASDAREVGRLLAVAFPDRIGREREPGSGRYLLAGGQGAQLSPRSAVRRAPWLVAVEVAGKPGLEGEIRLASALEKECVEELFGGDLDWRREVEWDERAGRVVGREVRRLGALLFQERPAAATAEDVVPALLAALRRQGIEVLDWSPAARQLRARVELLRQSWPEGGWPDFSEASLLASLEEWLAPWLAGVTSLAGLRRVDLSAALAQLLGRERTRELARLAPERLAVPSGSSIRLDYEADGGPVLAVKLQELLGLADTPQVAGGRVPVLIHLLSPAGRPLAVTRDLRSFWNQVYPEVKKEMKGRYPKHPWPDDPWNAAPTRRTKKHP